From Seriola aureovittata isolate HTS-2021-v1 ecotype China chromosome 16, ASM2101889v1, whole genome shotgun sequence, one genomic window encodes:
- the LOC130183922 gene encoding zinc transporter ZIP4-like produces MLVMLAGIYYFYLMETIFSLVTYKDNHQHHQHHHAEEAEPHHCDHGTVLEMYQQERKRKDKSASKADLVGCDENMKSLSEPRELTREQRLLPYMITIGDGIHNFADGLAMGAAFSLSWKSGLATSLAVLCHELPHELGDFAILLHSGMSVCRALLLNVGSAMTSFIGLYIALSIATDLATKQWIAAITAGLFLYVGLADMLPTMIHISNKRPWLMFLLQNVGLLTGWGIMLVLSLYEESISF; encoded by the exons ATGTTGGTCATGTTGGCCGGGATTTACTACTTTTACCTGATGGAAACAATCTTCTCTCTGGTCACATATAAAGATAATCACCAACATCACCAACACCATCATGcg GAAGAAGCAGAGCCTCACCACTGTGACCATGGGACAGTTTTAGAGATGTATCAACAGGAAAGGAAACGAAAAGACAAGTCGGCATCAAAAGCAGACCTG GTTGGCTGTGACGAAAACATGAAATCACTTTCAGAACCAAGGGAGCTCACCAGAG AACAACGTCTGCTGCCTTACATGATAACTATCGGTGACGGGATCCACAACTTTGCGGACGGCTTAGCGATGGGTGCAGCTTTCTCCTTGTCATGGAAGTCTGGCTTGGCCACATCACTGGCCGTGCTCTGCCATGAGCTACCACATGAACTGG GTGATTTCGCCATTCTGCTGCACAGCGGCATGTCCGTCTGCAGGGCGTTGCTTTTAAACGTCGGCAGCGCCATGACCTCGTTCATCGGCCTGTACATCGCCCTGTCCATCGCCACCGACCTCGCAACCAAACAGTGGATAGCTGCCATCACTGCAGGGCTCTTCCTGTACGTGGGACTGGCTGACatg CTCCCCACCATGATCCACATCAGCAACAAGAGACCCTGGCtgatgtttctgctgcagaacGTCGGCCTCCTGACCGGGTGGGGTATTATGTTGGTGCTGTCCCTTTACGAAGAGAGCATCAGCTTTTAA
- the LOC130183972 gene encoding zinc transporter ZIP4-like, with product MDYRRGLLVTDPGAQEDRETPTPSSPAVEGAYRDVVSIVSPGQQFLTEESLRSLFNTLEKRVQCGEVSCEKCDLTDAVHQLISNHSIHGEGDTGEARGNVTITVSQFPDFAAGCVLYLASPGLVCAAVRQGRWGEETEHFLHKITHQDHHQHRHEKSGARHDHEHIDLHGLEALLQELHDHYEPSHSESCVAASDIMTEVNASSPDQRQEVGAALGRVLYHALQGHCFITQSLPEESFFLDFIMERLGSENFTVGDLEALMQSLNIGPAHEHEHHHQEDEHTDHDHSGARRRKRSSHEHHVGHEGNTTLDQRCFSAEELVLIFGLADNSSASSGLGRSDVARLSPALVQQILSGACADITEEAKQDGLTKTERYLYATLANMVITLTSMFGIVVLLCTACTSVFQMCIQFCISLAVGSLTGDALLHLLPMVSQLNRFKAAGRDCFRPLGVC from the exons CCAA GCTCTCCCGCTGTGGAGGGAGCCTACAGGGATGTTGTCAGCATCGTGTCTCCAGGACAGCAGTTTCTGACCGAGGAGTCCCTTCGCTCCCTCTTTAATACACTGGAGAAACGTGTGCAGTGCGGTGAAGTGTCGTGTGAAAAG TGTGATCTAACAGATGCCGTTCACCAGCTGATCAGCAATCATTCCATCCACGGAGAGGGCGACACCGGAGAAGCCAGAGGAAATGTAACCATCACTGTATCTCAGTTCCCTGACTTTGCTGCCGGCTGCGTCCTGTACCTAGCTTCTCCTGGCCTGGTCTGCGCCGCGGTAAGGCAGGGGAGGTGGGGAGAGGAGACCGAACATTTCCTGCACAAAATCACACATCAGGACCACCACCAACACCGGCATGAGAAGAGCGGGGCACGCCACGACCACGAACACATCGACCTTCATGGATTAGAAGCTCTGCTTCAAGAGCTTCACGACCACTACGAGCCATCACACAGTGAG AGCTGTGTAGCAGCCAGTGACATCATGACAGAGGTCAACGCATCATCACCAGACCAGAGGCAGGAAGTGGGTGCAGCTTTGGGCCGCGTCCTGTATCACGCTCTGCAAGGTCACTGCTTCATCACCCAGTCCCTGCCTGAGGAGAGCTTCTTCCTGGACTTCATCATGGAGCGTCTGGGGTCAGAGAACTTTACTGTCGGAG ATCTGGAGGCTCTGATGCAGAGTCTGAACATAGGGCCTGCGCATGAACATGAGCACCACCACCAGGAGGACGAACACACCGATCACGATCACAGTGGTGCAagacggaggaagaggagcagccATGAACATCATGTGGGGCACGAAGGAAACACCACCTTGGATCAG CGCTGTTTCTCGGCTGAAGAACTGGTCCTGATCTTCGGTCTGGCAGACAACAGCTCTGCCTCCTCCGGTCTGGGCCGGTCTGACGTGGCTCGGCTCAGCCCGGCATTGGTCCAGCAGATCCTGAGCGGAGCCTGCGCAGACATCACAGAAGAAGCGAAACAAGATGGGCTCACAAAGACTgaga GATACCTCTATGCAACCCTCGCCAACATGGTGATAACACTGACGTCCATGTTTGGTATCGTGGTGCTGCTGTGTACCGCCTGCACCAGTGTGTTCCAAATGTGTATCCAGTTTTGCATCAGTCTGGCTGTAGGTTCACTGACTGGAGATGCTTTACTGCACCTGCTTCCCATGGTGAGCCAGTTAAACCgttttaaagctgcagggaGAGATTGTTTCAGACCACTAGGAGTTtgttaa